The following proteins are encoded in a genomic region of Daphnia magna isolate NIES unplaced genomic scaffold, ASM2063170v1.1 Dm_contigs525, whole genome shotgun sequence:
- the LOC116935331 gene encoding uncharacterized protein LOC116935331, with protein sequence MLPRQRPYTFEEHQKMRYLGKIRRLGEFHAQVKFGERPHPLHPTPTRPYQPLPPGVHIDEKLAFYETGFYSVAIKYLPRSDAVGVTNLQVNADKARYLESLKPEHQRQPIVVVKEEQIYPHIPLPLGPLVHPTPTLAPRLIPPPLSSLCPARYREQHPPQVRPVRTIIVSNIFAARAGVPDKDKKNVKVAIEDRAEGQVVTVKREEEEEFVLQVLESEF encoded by the exons ATGCTCCCTAGGCAAAGGCCATACACCTTCGAAGAGCACCAGAAGATGAGA TACCTGGGGAAAATTAGGAGGTTAGGAGAGTTCCATGCTCAAGTAAAGTTTGGGGAACGACCTCACCCACTACATCCTACACCTACCAGGCCTTATCAACCTCTACCACCGGGGGTTCATATTGATGAGAAGTTGGCCTTCTACGAGACAGGATTTTACAGCGTGGCCATCAAGTACCTGCCCCGCAGTGATGCTGTAGGAGTGACCAACCTTCAAGTCAACGCAGACAAGGCCAGATATCTGGAATCATTGAAGCCAGAACACCAACGGCAACCAATAGTTGTGGTAAAAGAGGAGCAAATTTACCCTCACATTCCACTTCCACTAGGGCCATTGGTGCATCCAACACCAACACTGGCACCGAGACTGATACCACCACCACTAAGCAGCCTATGCCCAGCACGATATCGTGAACAGCATCCACCACAGGTACGCCCAGTAAGGACCATCATTGTCTCCAACATTTTTGCAGCGAGGGCAGGGGTACCAGACAAAGACAAGAAGAACGTCAAGGTGGCAATTGAAGACCGTGCTGAAGGCCAAGTAGTAACGGTGAAGagagaagaagaggaagaattcGTTCTTCAGGTGTTGGAATCCGAATTCTAA